The proteins below come from a single Paracoccus sp. SCSIO 75233 genomic window:
- the mraY gene encoding phospho-N-acetylmuramoyl-pentapeptide-transferase produces MLYWLSVLNEGDGVFNLFRYITFRAGGAFFTALIFAFIFGKPLIDYLRKVQKKGQPIRDDGPETHFVKAGTPTMGGILILSALLVGTLMWARLSNAYVWIVLLVTYGYAAIGFADDYAKVSKHNTKGVSGKLRMSLGFGLAFIASAWTMYLHPAGLSGQLAFPFFKDALLNLSILFIPFAMIVIVGAANAVNLTDGLDGLAIMPVMIAAATFGVIAYMVGNANFADYLGLHGVPGAGELVIFVAALIGGGLGFLWYNAPPAAVFMGDTGSLALGGALGAIAVVTKHELVLAIVGGLFVVEALSVIIQVLYFKRTGKRVFLMAPIHHHFEKKGWKESQIVIRFWIIALVLALIGLATLKLR; encoded by the coding sequence CGGGCGGGGCGTTCTTCACGGCGCTGATCTTCGCGTTCATCTTCGGCAAGCCGCTGATCGATTATCTGCGCAAGGTGCAGAAGAAGGGCCAGCCCATCCGGGATGACGGGCCGGAGACCCATTTCGTCAAGGCCGGGACGCCGACAATGGGCGGGATTCTGATCCTGTCGGCGCTGCTGGTCGGGACATTGATGTGGGCGCGACTGTCGAATGCCTATGTCTGGATCGTGCTGCTGGTGACCTATGGCTACGCGGCAATCGGCTTTGCGGATGATTATGCGAAAGTCTCGAAGCACAACACCAAGGGCGTGTCGGGAAAGCTGCGCATGTCGCTTGGCTTCGGCCTTGCCTTCATTGCTTCGGCCTGGACGATGTATCTGCACCCCGCCGGGCTGAGTGGGCAGCTTGCCTTTCCGTTCTTCAAGGATGCGCTGCTGAACCTGTCGATCCTGTTTATCCCCTTTGCGATGATCGTCATCGTCGGCGCGGCCAATGCGGTGAACCTGACCGATGGGCTGGACGGGCTGGCGATCATGCCGGTGATGATTGCGGCGGCGACCTTCGGGGTGATCGCCTATATGGTCGGCAACGCGAACTTCGCCGATTATCTGGGCCTGCATGGCGTGCCGGGGGCAGGGGAACTGGTGATCTTTGTCGCCGCACTGATCGGCGGGGGGCTGGGCTTTTTGTGGTACAACGCGCCGCCCGCTGCGGTCTTCATGGGCGATACGGGATCGCTGGCCCTTGGCGGGGCGCTTGGCGCGATTGCGGTTGTGACCAAGCATGAGCTTGTGCTGGCGATTGTCGGCGGGCTGTTCGTGGTCGAGGCGCTGAGCGTCATCATTCAGGTGCTGTATTTCAAACGCACCGGCAAGCGCGTGTTCCTGATGGCCCCGATCCACCACCATTTCGAGAAGAAGGGCTGGAAGGAAAGCCAGATCGTGATCCGGTTCTGGATCATCGCGCTTGTGCTGGCCCTGATCGGGCTCGCGACGTTGAAATTGCGGTAG
- the murD gene encoding UDP-N-acetylmuramoyl-L-alanine--D-glutamate ligase: MIPVQGVTGQTIAVLGLGRSGRATAAALQAGGAEVVVWDDGQEGRAQAEAEGMELRDLTRREAWHGVSMLVTSPGIPHLYPQPNAAIAMALELGIPLDNDIGLFFRSFATPDWDNFDVTPRVITITGSNGKSTTTALVHHILQTVGRPSQIGGNIGTGVLSLEPAHDGEVVVIELSSYQTDLARALTPDVAVFTNLSPDHLDRHGGLGGYFAAKRRLFSEGGPDRCVIGVDEVEGRYLANQMGEGPGDDRVIRVSSGQKLDGFAWGVFARKGFLSEYRKGRQIASIDLREVTGLPGAHNHQNACAAYAACRAVGLAPREIEAAFHSFGGLPHRSQTVRERNGVRYVNDSKATNVDAAAQALQAFRNIRWIAGGLGKDGGIADLQPHLPNVVKAYLIGHSARDFALQLGDTPHEVVETMEAAVARASAEAVAGETVLLAPAAASFDQYPNFEKRGEHFATLVEAL; encoded by the coding sequence ATGATCCCCGTCCAAGGCGTCACCGGCCAGACCATCGCCGTTCTGGGCCTCGGCCGCTCCGGCCGGGCCACTGCCGCAGCCTTGCAGGCGGGCGGTGCGGAGGTTGTCGTCTGGGATGACGGGCAGGAGGGGCGCGCACAGGCCGAGGCAGAGGGGATGGAGCTGCGCGATCTGACCCGTCGCGAGGCGTGGCACGGGGTCAGCATGCTGGTCACCTCGCCCGGTATCCCGCATCTTTACCCGCAGCCGAATGCCGCGATCGCGATGGCGCTGGAGCTGGGTATCCCCCTCGACAACGATATCGGGCTGTTTTTCCGCAGCTTCGCGACGCCGGATTGGGACAATTTCGACGTCACGCCGCGTGTCATCACGATCACCGGATCGAACGGCAAATCCACCACCACGGCGCTGGTGCATCACATTCTGCAAACCGTGGGCCGCCCGAGCCAGATCGGCGGCAATATCGGCACCGGGGTTCTGTCGCTTGAACCCGCCCATGATGGCGAGGTGGTGGTGATCGAGCTGTCCTCCTACCAGACCGATCTTGCCCGGGCGCTGACGCCGGATGTCGCGGTGTTCACCAATCTTTCGCCCGATCATCTGGACCGCCACGGCGGCCTGGGCGGGTATTTCGCGGCCAAGCGGCGGCTGTTTTCCGAAGGCGGGCCGGATCGCTGCGTGATCGGCGTCGATGAGGTGGAGGGGCGGTATCTCGCCAACCAGATGGGCGAGGGTCCGGGGGATGACCGGGTGATCCGGGTCTCTTCGGGGCAGAAGCTCGATGGGTTCGCCTGGGGTGTCTTCGCCCGCAAGGGCTTCCTGAGCGAGTATCGCAAGGGTCGTCAGATCGCCTCCATCGACTTGCGGGAGGTCACGGGGCTGCCCGGGGCGCATAACCACCAGAATGCCTGCGCCGCTTACGCTGCCTGCCGCGCCGTCGGCCTTGCCCCGCGAGAGATTGAAGCTGCGTTTCACAGCTTCGGCGGCCTGCCGCATCGCAGCCAGACCGTGCGTGAGCGCAATGGCGTCCGCTATGTGAACGATTCGAAGGCCACCAATGTGGATGCCGCCGCGCAGGCCCTGCAGGCGTTCCGCAATATCCGCTGGATCGCGGGCGGGCTTGGCAAGGATGGCGGTATTGCCGATCTGCAGCCGCATCTGCCGAATGTCGTCAAAGCCTATCTGATCGGCCATTCCGCGCGCGATTTTGCGCTTCAGCTTGGCGATACGCCGCATGAGGTGGTGGAGACGATGGAAGCCGCCGTGGCGCGCGCCAGTGCCGAGGCGGTCGCGGGCGAGACCGTGTTGCTGGCCCCGGCGGCGGCAAGTTTCGATCAGTATCCCAATTTTGAAAAGCGCGGCGAGCATTTCGCCACGCTGGTCGAGGCGCTTTAG
- a CDS encoding SH3 domain-containing protein, producing MFKLIFLTLLAFITVLVVFGEGDSRRVEAEPVPTAETAPEAASTPEPEPEAPIIPASAVEQTPEQVQQFAGPELRPSPEYAGQEPETNLADAPTDTLYVTGNSVNFRAGPSTSEDVVGRLSRGQMVTAIGPKTGDWVQLRDGQGRTGFMSARFLSAERP from the coding sequence ATGTTCAAGCTTATCTTCCTGACACTGTTAGCGTTTATCACGGTCCTGGTCGTTTTCGGCGAAGGTGACAGTCGACGGGTTGAGGCGGAGCCTGTACCGACAGCCGAAACCGCGCCCGAGGCGGCTTCCACACCGGAACCGGAGCCGGAAGCGCCCATCATTCCGGCCTCCGCCGTGGAGCAGACCCCCGAACAGGTCCAGCAATTCGCCGGTCCGGAGCTGCGCCCGTCCCCGGAATATGCCGGGCAGGAGCCGGAAACGAACCTCGCCGACGCGCCGACCGATACGCTTTACGTCACCGGCAATTCGGTGAATTTCCGCGCCGGCCCGTCAACCTCGGAAGACGTGGTGGGCCGGCTGTCGCGCGGACAGATGGTGACCGCCATCGGCCCCAAGACCGGCGACTGGGTCCAGCTGCGCGACGGTCAGGGCCGCACCGGCTTCATGTCGGCGCGCTTCCTGTCAGCCGAACGCCCCTGA